The following are encoded together in the Drosophila sechellia strain sech25 chromosome 3R, ASM438219v1, whole genome shotgun sequence genome:
- the LOC6606969 gene encoding NAD-dependent protein deacetylase Sirt6: protein MSCNYADGLSAYDNKGILGAPESFDSDEDVAEKCQELADLIKKSGHVVLHTGAGISTSAGIPDFRGPKGVWTLEEKGEKPDFNVSFDEARPTKTHMAIIALIESGYVQYVISQNIDGLHLKSGLDRKYLSELHGNIYIEQCKKCRRQFVSPTAVETVGQKSLQRACKSSMDSKGRTCRYGILYDNVLDWEHDLPENDLEMGLMHSTVADLNIALGTTLQIVPSGDLPLKNLKRGGKFVICNLQPTKHDKKANLIVSSYVDVVLSKVCKLLGVEIPEYSEAADPTKQSKPMEWTIPTSNVNTFHKKYNKYVKDSKIESKAKKTKYT from the coding sequence ATGAGCTGCAACTACGCGGATGGATTGTCAGCCTACGACAACAAGGGAATCCTGGGAGCACCAGAGAGTTTCGACAGCGATGAGGATGTGGCCGAAAAGTGTCAGGAACTGGCTGATTTGATCAAGAAATCCGGGCACGTTGTACTGCACACGGGAGCTGGAATCAGTACGTCCGCAGGGATTCCGGATTTCCGTGGACCCAAAGGCGTTTGGACCCTGGAGGAGAAGGGCGAGAAGCCGGACTTCAATGTCTCCTTCGATGAAGCCAGACCAACTAAAACCCACATGGCTATCATAGCCCTGATTGAAAGTGGCTATGTGCAGTACGTAATCTCCCAGAATATTGATGGTCTCCACTTGAAATCCGGACTGGATCGGAAGTATCTTTCCGAGTTGCACGGCAACATTTACATCGAACAGTGTAAGAAATGCAGACGACAATTTGTGAGCCCTACTGCCGTGGAAACAGTGGGTCAAAAATCCCTTCAACGTGCCTGCAAGTCTTCAATGGATAGCAAAGGTCGTACCTGCAGATATGGAATCCTATACGACAACGTTCTGGACTGGGAGCATGACCTTCCCGAAAACGACCTTGAAATGGGTTTGATGCACTCCACCGTCGCTGACCTAAATATTGCGCTTGGAACCACTTTGCAAATCGTCCCCAGCGGAGATCTTCCTTTAAAGAATCTAAAACGCGGTGGAAAATTTGTCATTTGTAATCTGCAGCCCACAAAACATGACAAAAAGGCAAACTTAATCGTATCCAGCTATGTGGATGTGGTTTTGTCAAAGGTGTGTAAACTATTGGGTGTTGAGATACCCGAATATTCAGAGGCAGCCGATCCTACAAAGCAGTCCAAGCCAATGGAGTGGACCATACCCACAAGCAATGTAAATACCTTTCATAAAAAGTATAACAAGTATGTAAAAGACTCAAAAATTGAATCTAAAGCTAAGAAAACGAAGTACACGTAA
- the LOC6606970 gene encoding glycine dehydrogenase (decarboxylating), mitochondrial, whose amino-acid sequence MQRFLGRSSQSLLLRCGHRYLATTPVEEVIFPTKSDFPSRHIGPRKTDVVAMLDTLGFKSLAELTEKAVPQSIQLKRELDLDKPLNEHELIRRIRDISLKNQLWRSYIGMGYHNCHVPHTIIRNMFENPGWTTQYTPYQPEIAQGRLESLLNYQTLVSDLTGLDVANASLLDEGTAAAEAMCLSTRHNKRKKLYLSNRVHPQTLSVVKTRAEALELEIVVGPIEQADLPSRELAGILLQYPDTHGDVKDFEDIAALAKKNGTLVVVATDLLSLTLLRPPAEFGADIAVGTSQRLGVPLGYGGPHAGFFACKQSLVRLMPGRMIGVTRDMDGNDAYRLALQTREQHIRRDKATSNICTAQALLANMSAMYAIYHGPEGLKAMANRIHHFALTLQTGILGAGHEVINKNFFDTLHIRLGGGQSLEDLKERAEHKRINLRYLEDETVGVALDETVSVADVDDLLWVFKAEATVEHILARKDVLKNSIENSKFLRTSPYLQHPIFQSYHSESRMVRYMKKLENKDISLVHSMIPLGSCTMKLNSTTEMMPCSFRHFTDIHPFAPVEQAQGFHQMFKELEHDLCEITGYDRISFQPNSGAQGEYAGLRAIRSYHEHRNEGHRNICLIPISAHGTNPASAQMAGMKVEPIRILSNGSIDMAHLRAKAEEHAHELSCLMITYPSTMGVFEETVADICTLIHKHGGQVYLDGANMNAQVGLCRPGDYGSDVSHLNLHKTFCIPHGGGGPGMGPIGVKAHLAPYLPGHPVVSPLSSEEHSFGVVSAAPFGSSAILPISWSYIKLMGSRGLKRATQVAILNANYMSKRLEQHYKTLYKAPNSDLVAHEFILDIRDLKKSANIEAVDVAKRLMDYGFHAPTMSWPVAGTLMIEPTESEDKEELDRFCDAMISIREEIAEIEAGRMDKAVNPLKMSPHTQAQVISDKWDRPYTREQAAFPAIFVKPDAKIWPTVGRIDDAYGDKHLVCTCPPILPDL is encoded by the exons ATGCAGCGATTTTTGGGAAGGAGCAGCCAAAGCCTACTGCTAAGATGTGGTCATCGCTATCTGGCCACCACTCCTGTGGAGGAGGTCATATTTCCCACCAAATCGGATTTTCCCAGTCGTCATATCGGACCCCGAAAGACGGATGTGGTGGCCATGCTGGATACTTTGGGCTTCAAG TCCCTGGCAGAGCTCACGGAAAAAGCTGTGCCCCAGAGCATTCAACTGAAGAGGGAACTCGACCTGGACAAACCTCTGA ATGAGCACGAGCTAATCCGCCGAATTCGCGACATCTCGCTAAAGAATCAACTATGGCGCTCCTACATCGGAATGGGTTACCACAACTGCCACGTGCCGCACACTATTATCCGGAATATGTTCGAGAATCCGGGTTGGACCACTCAGTACACTCCGTATCAGCCGGAAATCGCCCAGGGCCGCTTGGAGTCGCTGCTGAACTATCAGACCCTGGTATCCGATCTCACCGGCTTGGATGTGGCCAATGCCTCGCTTTTGGACGAGGGAACCGCTGCTGCCGAGGCCATGTGCCTGTCCACCAGGCACAACAAGCGGAAAAAACTCTACCTCTCGAACAGGGTGCATCCCCAGACCCTGTCCGTAGTCAAGACGCGAGCGGAAGCCTTGGAGCTGGAAATCGTGGTGGGACCTATTGAACAGGCGGATCTGCCAAGCCGCGAATTGGCTGGCATTCTTCTCCAATATCCAGATACTCATGGTGATGTCAAGGACTTCGAGGACATCGCAGCTCTGGCAAAGAAAAATGGG ACCCTCGTCGTGGTGGCGACCGATTTGTTATCGTTAACCCTTTTGCGTCCTCCGGCGGAATTTGGAGCTGATATTGCCGTGGGAACCTCCCAGCGGTTGGGAGTTCCTCTGGGATACGGTGGCCCCCATGCCGGGTTTTTCGCCTGCAAGCAGAGCTTGGTGCGGCTAATGCCGGGAAGGATGATTGGCGTGACCAGGGATATGGACGGAAACGATGCCTATCGCCTGGCCCTGCAAACCAGGGAGCAGCATATCCGGCGGGATAAGGCAACAAGTAACATTTGCACGGCACAGGCTCTTCTGGCGAACATGTCCGCCATGTACGCCATCTACCACGGTCCGGAGGGTTTGAAAGCCATGGCTAATCGCATCCACCATTTCGCGTTGACCCTTCAAACGGGAATCCTGGGCGCGGGTCACGAAGTGATCAACAAGAACTTCTTCGACACACTCCACATTAGACTGGGCGGAGGTCAATCTCTTGAGGATCTCAAGGAGCGTGCCGAGCACAAACGCATTAATCTCCGATATCTTGAAGATGAAACTGTCGGCGTGGCCCTTGATGAAACGGTCAGTGTGGCGGATGTGGACGATCTGTTGTGGGTCTTCAAGGCAGAGGCAACTGTGGAACACATTCTGGCGCGTAAAGATGTCCTTAAGAACTCGATTGAGAACTCCAAGTTCCTGCGTACATCGCCCTATCTGCAGCACCCTATTTTCCAGAGCTATCACAG CGAGTCCCGCATGGTGCGCTACATGAAAAAACTGGAGAACAAGGACATCTCCCTGGTCCACTCCATGATCCCCCTGGGATCCTGCACTATGAAGCTGAACTCCACCACCGAGATGATGCCCTGTTCATTCCGCCACTTCACCGATATCCATCCTTTTGCGCCGGTGGAACAAGCCCAGGGTTTCCATCAGATGTTTAAGGAACTGGAGCATGACCTATGCGAGATTACAGGATACGATCGTATTTCCTTCCAGCCCAACTCGGGAGCCCAAGGAGAATATGCCGGACTGCGAGCCATCAGGAGCTACCATGAGCACCGAAATGAAGGGCACAGAAATATTTGTCTGATTCCAATTTCTGCCCACGGCACAAATCCAGCTTCTGCACAAATGGCGGGCATGAAGGTGGAGCCTATTAGAATTTTGTCGAATGGTTCTATCGACATGGCACACCTGAGAGCTAAGGCAGAGGAGCACGCCCACGAGTTGTCCTGTCTAATGATTACCTATCCATCGACAATGGGCGTGTTCGAGGAAACGGTTGCCGATATTTGCACCCTGATCCACAAGCATGGCGGACAGGTGTACTTGGATGGAGCCAACATGAATGCCCAGGTTGGGCTGTGTCGACCTGGAGATTATGGCAGTGATGTTTCTCATCTCAACCTGCACAAGACCTTCTGCATTCCTCATGGAGGTGGTGGTCCTGGAATGGGTCCCATCGGCGTGAAGGCCCATTTGGCACCCTACCTTCCTGGACATCCTGTAGTCAGTCCGTTGAGCAGCGAGGAGCATAGTTTCGGAGTTGTATCCGCCGCTCCCTTCGGAAGCTCCGCCATTTTGCCCATATCCTGGTCGTACATTAAACTCATGGGCAGCAGGGGTTTGAAGAGAGCCACCCAGGTGGCCATTCTCAATGCGAACTACATGTCCAAGAGGCTGGAGCAGCACTACAAGACTCTCTACAAGGCACCCAACTCCGATCTGGTTGCGCATGAGTTTATTTTGGATATACGCGACCTGAAGAAATCGGCCAATATCGAGGCAGTGGATGTGGCCAAGCGACTCATGGATTACGGCTTCCATGCTCCAACTATGTCTTGGCCCGTCGCTGGAACCCTGATGATCGAGCCCACTGAATCGGAGGATAAGGAGGAGTTGGATAGGTTCTGCGATGCCATGATTTCCATTCGAGAGGAGATTGCCGAGATCGAGGCGGGTCGCATGGACAAGGCAGTCAATCCACTGAAGATGTCTCCTCACACCCAAGCTCAGGTGATCTCGGATAAGTGGGATCGACCATATACACGGGAGCAGGCTGCCTTCCCAGCC ATCTTTGTTAAGCCAGATGCCAAGATCTGGCCCACTGTGGGCAGGATCGATGATGCTTATGGTGACAAGCACCTTGTGTGCACCTGTCCGCCCATACTGCCTGATTTATAA